The Benincasa hispida cultivar B227 chromosome 11, ASM972705v1, whole genome shotgun sequence genome has a segment encoding these proteins:
- the LOC120091447 gene encoding zinc finger protein 11-like — protein sequence MWRKQEEEEERERDDFDDNFEGSKTKTCFQYEESLSWEEQAFAEDAGRLGACVWPPTSYSCSFCRREFRSAQALGGHMNVHRRDRARLKQSPNNNNNPNFTTTDYSLTLFQSRSSSSHHHLSSLPDYHLPNPNPSLPDGGRSDSKAGKDEELINSCSRVRDKDHVGIGVPDEGLNFGFGRSRPTSGLFDDDGRDDAGAVTGCKRRKTDDATTSPIQFYVKSSSLVENHHQHHHIQSEVIGLRSTSLHDLDLELRLGGLSKG from the coding sequence ATGTGGaggaagcaagaagaagaagaggagagagaaagagatgattTTGATGATAATTTTGAAGGTTCAAAAACCAAAACTTGTTTCCAATATGAGGAGTCATTATCATGGGAAGAACAAGCTTTTGCTGAAGATGCTGGCCGTCTTGGAGCTTGCGTTTGGCCACCAACCTCTTATTCTTGCTCCTTTTGTAGAAGAGAATTTCGTTCAGCTCAAGCCTTAGGCGGCCATATGAATGTCCACAGAAGAGATAGGGCTAGATTAAAGCAATCCccaaataacaacaataacccTAATTTCACTACGACTGATTATTCCTTGACCTTATTTCAATCccgttcttcttcttctcatcaccatctttcttctttaccTGATTATCATCTTCCTAACCCTAATCCGTCTCTGCCAGATGGCGGTCGATCGGATTCAAAGGCGGGCAAAGATGAGGAGTTGATAAATTCTTGCTCTAGGGTTAGGGACAAAGATCATGTTGGAATTGGGGTTCCGGATGAGGGgttgaattttggttttggtCGATCTCGGCCGACGTCAGGTTTGTTTGACGACGACGGTCGGGATGACGCGGGGGCGGTGACTGGATGCAAAAGGAGGAAAACGGACGATGCGACGACGTCGCCGATACAATTTTATGTGAAGTCCAGTAGCTTGGTAGAAaatcatcatcaacatcatcaTATTCAATCAGAGGTAATTGGACTTAGATCTACCTCCTTACATGATTTGGATCTTGAACTGAGGCTTGGTGGTCTTTCTAAAGGTTGa